The region ACTGTAAGTATAGTGCAGGGGAAGATTATTCACCCCTAAAACGTAAAAAAACTTGTGCATAAGAGCCCCCATAAATGCTACTCTGGTTCAACAGAAAGTATAATTTGGCATGCATGGGAAAGGGTAAATTACAGATTTCCCCCTGCAGTTAACATTTGGTTGAGATGGATTTGTTTATTATGGCAGTGATTAGATTATaaatgcaagtttatttttatttatctatcatttttttatcaaatccaAATCACGATCTCCAATATCAGATGGGAATCTCATGGATTCTATCGAAATATCGTAGTAAAAATTAATGGattctattttgaaaaagacAATTCCAGttgtttttcaataaaatctataaatttcctctctggtaagatttttttccttcaaattttgattaaagACTCACTTTCTCTTTGCTGCATCTttccattttaccaattatacATTAATATGAATGTtaacataatgaaaataagtatttgctataaaataatttcaacatTGATAAAGAGTGTTGAATGTTACAAATAATAGAGAACTTCATTTGAGAAATGATGCCTACTCTTCATGTAAGAAATATGCCCACTTAAAGAAAGCAATGGAAAGGCAATCCTTGACTGTAAAGGATGCAGTTTTAACTGAAAAATTTTAGTACAGCTCTGCATATTATTAAAGTGTTATTAACAAAGCTTCCAGTCCCACACATCATAAAGCGTGCAGTCAAGTGTTCTCATCAATCTAATTACATTCCTGTACAAACTGGACAAGCTCATCCAACCAAACATCATTTGTTCATTTGACCAAAAATCCTTTGAAAAGACTGGCATAGCAGTGACACACGCTGCTCCAGGTGGAGATATGACCATGTATGTCCATGTATACTAAAATAAAGAATCAGTTTATGTGGTTTTCAGCTCGTTATTGCAATTGAATCAAAGGCAGGGGTTAACATTGAAGCATATGGAAATGCTAAAATCTggcttttctttttaatagagCTGAAATTAACAACAGATAATATTCATTAGTGCATAGAATGCAGCTGCCTTTTGaggttatatttttgttttcattctgaTATAAATTTGTTGTTCCTCATTGTGTGATGAGTGAGTTTGTTGTGGTATTTTAAGCAGATTTATAATTTGAACTTTGTGGAAGAAGTTGTATGAATGCCATTGACCTGTGGGATGTTTTGGTATCATCCGTCTTTGAGTagtacccctttcataaacccaattaaaatgaattaggcggctaatagcagcataatttggtcgtaaaattggaggaggacaagagttatccgcattactctgatgctgctattatccgcataatagcagcatcgggacaagattttgagtttatgaacgcatttccaaattatgcggataattgccatggtgcggtcacaaggtcacccttttccaacacaaccgcatcggagggggcgtgtccagttgtcatggcgattatccccctttttcaggacgggcgctcgtaaaaataatgcggcttattttcggagtttatgaacgcaatttttattgaattatccgcattactcttaggcggctaattggaggataggtttatgaaaagggtataggTTTAATGGTGGGATTAGAGAAGGGCTCAATACTAAGTGAATGACACTCAAGGTCAATATTCCTGTTGACCATGATCTAGTATGGTTTCCAATATAATTGGAAGACTTTTATCATGCACAGTCAtagttttattcatatttgtcaAGACTTTCCAATACTACCTTCGATTGCATTTTATACTGTAATCTACCATGCAATTTCCCCTTTGACTTTACAAGTCCCTGTAAAGCCTGTGAGGCAAGAGCTGCTTTCCCCTCccacacccctccccctttttctcTATCATTTCTGTTTCTTTCGTTCTATCATGAAATCATTCTCTCTAAACTTCTACTATAAACATCACactgaaaattaaataaaaaaaaccttaaaagaTATTCACAGGGAGCAATACAGTTTGAAtacctgaaatatttttttgtttgcatctTGACATTTTCTTAAATGGAGTAGGGTGTGTAGAAATGTTTACCAGACTTTGAATTCTATTGACTGCTTGAACATGAAACACTCAGGGGGCTCCAACCTTCATCTATGCAAATATACCTGTCACACTTCTCCTGAAGCAATGGGAGTCTCTGACATCATCGTCTTGTTTGCCTTCTCTGTGAAGGGTTTAGACAGGGAAGAAAGTGATGTAGGATGGGGTAGAGATTTAGAAGAGGATGCTGAAATGATGCATCAAGAGAAATACAGTGTTCTTTGTTGTAAAGGAGACGTGGATTTTTGTGCGAAGGGAAAAAATGGGGAGAGAGGCAGGAGAGGAGTGAGGAAGCAAGAAGGAAAGACAGAAacaaaaagaagagagaagaaaatgagagagaagaagaaatagaaggtGAAGAAAAACAGGCACTTGGTAAATGGTaaatggtgatgattttttttacctgattgctaagaaagcatgaatgcttgtaagcaagcaaccaaaGGACCgatggcttaaggtcctctccgagggacctggtaattaggattaatgccttaccaaagggcactagcacaccaagtgggaatcgaacccagatCACTGGAATCGGAATGAAACCCCCACTCTTGCAGATGTTGCAAAAGAACTATAGATTGCACTTTTGTAATCAGATGTGATATAAcattaacataattatttaatgcATTTCGTTGTGATGCACAAACAAGCAACCATTGcaaatttttaatgaatgaaaacaaatattgaagatttattttattcctaTATTTAGCTTGCAATGCAACCCTTGAGGAATTGAATGTAGAGAACGCAAGTAGGAGCAAGAAAAGATGTATATTTGAAGAgatgaaaataaacagataaCTAAGAAATTTCTATAACGGGTGAGAttatagaaaaagaaaagtcaGATTCAACTTTAACTGAACATTTAGATTATCTAATTTcaacttgttttgttttttgcccAGAATGAATTAACTTTACCAAAACTCCACTCCTTTCCAGAAATTTTCTCCAAGTTCGTTGGTTGCTAAGGAGAATACCAAAGCATTTATGACGGACAGAGATAATTAGCAGCCCTTACTTTGTAATCGGCATGTTGGTATCCAATCAATAAACACAAGCATCTGATCTACTCCTGGCGATGAGTGATtggtaatgggggggggggaaagctGGTCATCAACATCTATCACTAATCAAGGATGGTTTAATCCTCTAAAAGTTCATTGATGAGATAAAATATGCATAGGCCTGTATACAGTATTTGTCATGTGGCCTTGCTCTTAGAAATGACCACCTGCTTATGATTTCATCAGGgagatgtttcataaagctgtttttaaGTTACAAGCGATTTTATGAACGTCTGGTGATCCTTTCACAAGCGCTTAATCAAGACTaatgaaaatttggtgtatatcatttaccaaaaaaagggatcaccagtcgtatGTAAAGTAGCTTGTTACTTatgaacagatttatgaaacattttccTGCTCCTGTGTGATAATAAGAAATTTACCTGATTTAAAACTGTCACACTGGAAAACCATTTCTCTCATAATTTTGTCATGTTCACTTCATACTCCCCTTGCATGCTGATCGATCAATCTAATGattcttgtattattttcttgagAGCAATTTGCATAGATCTACATATTCTTGATTACACATTTTGGACATTTTTGGCTCTCCAGTTCAGTTCAGTTAGAATGACTCtacaattttctatttatttttatttaacttGATGGTGGAGTGGACATGCCTTTCAGGTTTTAAAAGCATCACCTGCACCCTATCTTAAAGAACAGTGTCACACGCAATAGTGATCTACATTCAAGAGCAAAAATGCCAATCAATTCTCTGCTATTTGGTTTTTTCAAGCAAATGCCAAATAACCCTTTTTCCATTTTAGCATTGGAAATGACTCTGCACCTCTTTAAAGGGTTCAATCAATAAAGTAGGATTTGATTTCACACCTAGTCTACAATGGCTGTCAAACACTGACACAATAGAACTACAGCTGATATGGCGCTAAAACCCCACAAGGTGCAGAGGGTGGGACTCATGTTGACATTTGGGTGACAAGTAATGGATAGTATGAAAATGGCAAATGAGAGTGAGATTGAGAGAgtgtgagagtgagagagagagcaagGGGAGAGAAGTGAGTAAGCGAATGAACAATGGAAAGAAAGGCAAGAAATTACAGGAAATAGAATAGCATGAAGAAGTTAGAGGACAAATTATGAATGAGGGAGAAATGGagggagaggagaaaaaaatgatgaaaaggaATGAAgtaaggaaggaagaaagaaaatgaaaaacaatgtaaGAGAGGAGAGAAGGGCAAGAGTTTGAAGGTTTATATCTCAAATGAAATCTCTGTTAGGGCAAAGACAACTGAGGAGTAGAAGGAGACACTAGAGTTATGAGGGTACTAAACACCCACGAGCTTGTTATGCTTTGACACCCGCAATCTAgattctttaaacaaaaaactatatcaattttgaaaattgatattgctTTTTTCTACTTCCATATATAGAAGAATACAATATCTGATCAATGAATCTAGCTTTTATGTTATACTGCTCACGTGAAATTTGTATGAGAAGTTTAATGGAGTTTGATGAAGTCAATATGTCAATATCTTCATTAGATTGCAATGTTAGaaagtaataattatgatgtctaATGGAAATAAGTCGGAtccccttgttttttttaagggggtTATAATTAAAATCACTCTCGATCCTGGAATAAAAGGAGCTTTAATAGGATGCAGTCTTCATTTGTATCTTTCTATTGTACAATAACTGAACCACATAAGTGTTAGAAGGGccttaaaaataataacattgcaGAGATAGGGCATTGAATCCGATTTGACTCTCCATTTCATTTCTTCACAAATAATTTACCAatgtaaaattatataatttgtcaaaacaTTTTTGTAAGATATggacataaaataataatatatcctatcttttctgtctctctctccctttgtTTTTCAGGCCCATCTTGAGTCTTGTCAATACAACATGGTCGCCTGTAAGGAGTGTAGCGCTATGGTAGCCCGGAATCATATCAAGGATCATTTACAGTACGATTGCCCTCGCAGGACGGAGACATGTGAATACTGTGGATCAGAGTTCACTGGAAGCAAGATAGATGTAAGACTTTAATACTTTTGATATGGAAGTTTGATTTGTAATTTGGGAATGCAGCATTTTTAGTTAAGCTATGGTTGATATAGCCTTCAGCTCTTGATGGGAGTAGCCTGAGAATCGTATGGTATTAGGAGCCTGTTACAATCACATTATCATATGAATCAAACTTCAGCATCCATTCAGTGAGGGAGGGGGCAGTGATTTGGTGATAATGCTGTCTATGGGCTGCACCAGGTGGGGAGATCACTTTATGATGgagagaatgaaaatgaaataattcagaATCTAGACTGTAGAGGTATTAgagaaaattgttttttaaaattatacaaatgtattgaaaattctACTCAGAAACCTTCCATTATGAAGGGCCATTGTAAATTTGATGATTACATTGAGAAAAAGACTTTCACTTTTGtgcaattattttctttgatattttatttttcccatGGATGACATATTTGGTAAACCACATGTTCCCAGTGAACACATAGAGACTCTTCTCTGGTATagttgtacatacatgtagctagaAAAATATACCATCAATGTAACGTAATGCAAACCTGGGACCATTTTATGGTTCAAACCAAGAGAAAAAGTGTTTTTCTGCCTGTTAAATGTGGGTGTTTCCTCAGGCAACCCAATGCCACAagattttattcttattaatcTATTCtagatgtatatatttttttgaaaatcatgataaaaaataaatcagtttATAGATATTCATCAGTCTCACTCTTGTACTTTAATCTCCCTGTGATCTTGTTGCATGCAGGCTCATCTAGGCAAATGTCAGCTAGAGGTGGTGTTCTGTGAAAACAAGTGCGGGGCTCAGCTGCAGAGGCGCTTCATTAATCATCACATGCTAAACGAATGCGCAAAACGATCTATTCCATGCAAATACTGCCACAAGGAATTCGTCTATGAAACACTGCAGGTAAATGGAGAATGGGTGATGAAGAGTGTAGTGAGTTTGTAAGgttagtggtggtggtggtggtagtgatggttaGAGCTGATAGTGTCAAGAATAGGGATGATGATGTCAGTGGTAGTGTAATGGTCATAGTTGATAATTGGAGAATGCAGTTGGGATGAGAATGATTACTATAACAATTGTgtttatggtgatgatggtgatggtagtgatAATGGTCATAgttggtgatgttgatgatgatgatgataaagatgatggtaatggtggtggtgatgaggatgatgatgatgaggacgatgatggtgatgttgatgattatgatcataatggtgatgatgatgatggtgatgatgatggtgatgatgataattatgatcataatggtgatgatgataatggcgatggtgatgatggtgatggtggtgatgatgatgatgttttttatggtgatgataatgatgcaacTTTTGCCCAAAGTGGCTCAAAGCAAATCAATAACTTCCATTTCTTACTTAATTTCCATCTATTTAGAACCACCTCCACCAATGTCCTCGTTACCCTGTAACCTGTCCTAACCGATGCGAGCCTAGTAAGATACCAAGAGAGGAGATGGAGAAACATCTCTTAGAATCCTGTCCATCGGCTCTAACCTGCTGTCCATTCAAACAACATGGCTGCAAACACAGGGTGAGCTAGGATGTAGAAGAAGAAATAAGCACTGAAGTAGCAGTTCCAGGCAGTAAAGTAGAATGAATTTTAAAACTgcataatttctcacattttaCAACATGATCATCTTGAAATTAGCAGAAATATGTAAAAATCTTAGAATAGACAGTACAAATACAATACTCTCAGAATTAACAACTGCTCAATAGTTGCAGCTATGTTTTTAGAagtttcatttttctatttatgtGAAACTTCCAAAGAGAGAGAGGTGCAATTGAAACATAACTTCATGTCTAAACATAAACATAACTTCATGTCTATTTTATGGTACAGGGCTCAGGTGGAAGCTTCGATAATGATACTGATACCATATTCAGACAGGGCAATATCACAGTGTCTAGAGGAGCTTTTCCACAAAGTTTTCTTAATATGGGGAAATTACAGGTCAGATTAGGTCTGTTTGGAGAAGAAAATAACAACCACAGGTTTGAGAGATGATCTTATTCATATACCAGGGCTTTCACACAATGAGGTAATAGAGAAAAGTTTTCTGGTCGTAGTCACAGATGTTATGAATTTGTTTCTTCATTCCAGGGTCCCAGGATGAGTTTAGAAAGGCACCTGGATGAAAGCATGAAGTCTCACCTAAACTTGGTATGTAGCGTAGTCAGCAGCCAGCAAAAGACCATAGAACACCTCCAAGCACAACTAGATACCATGTCCCTCAACACGGATGGCCAACTCCTGTGGCGCATCACCGACTACGCCGATAAGTTCTCCAGAGCCAAGAGCGAGGATGAGGTCGAGTTGGTCAGTCCTCCATTCTTCACTGGCCGCTACGGCTACAAACTCCAAGTGTCCATCTTCCCAAATGGCAACGGCTCTGGCGAGGGGGAGCATGTTTCAGTATACATCCGTGTGACCCACGGGGACTTTGACTCGTTGCTCCGGTGGCCGTTCACCTTCCCGATCTCCTTTACGCTGCTGGACCAGAACGAGGATCCAAACAAACGAATGCACATCAAGGAATCCTTCACGCCTGATCCAACGTGGAAGAACTTCCAGAGACCCAGCAAGGATGTCCATGTCCTAGGGTACGGCTACCCGACCTTCGTCTCACACAACTTCCTGAGGACGAGGGACTATGTAAAGGATGATGTCATGTTTCTTAGGGTGCGTGTAGACTGCTCTAGCTCCATCAAAATCAAGAATGACTCCCAATCATCGTAGCATTGGTCACACCTCTGCTGTGAACTTGTATGCAAATAATAATCCTTTTTGCTTCCAGTCTTTAGTAGAAGTGGTCAAACACTAGCCAAAGTCTTCAGATTTATAGGTTTGAATGCGACTGCAGTACTGATAGCTACTCTCCAGTACTagattgaatgaataatactGATTTATGAATCTGAGGATGTGCCCAGATATTCCATTTCTCCAATGATTTTGTATCAAGACACTGATTCAGAACTGCCATTTTAAAGTTCATTCTAGGTGCAAGAATGACCCTTTTTTAATCAAGATACCCTGGCACTACCCCCATCATTCATTACAGAATATGTGTACACAATTGGTTTGTACTGTTTTGATGAAATGACCCTCACACACGCTTTTTCGACTTGATAATGTATCGCTACATTGTCTAAACTAAagcactttttatttttcttaactCTTCATCAAAAGTAATTGTGCACTGCATGTACAAGGGCATATGAATTCTGTTTATAGAAGTATACATCCATACTTTGGATATTCTAATCAAGTTAAAATAATATCGATTTTACTCTGCCTTCGCTAATGTAATGGTACATTGTCAGTAGAGATCACCCTCACTTTTAAAGGATGTCAAATAAAGGATGTCAAATATGTGTCACCCTCACTTTTAAAGGATGTCAAATATGTGTAATATTTGTGAATAGTCGGTCAACTGTCGGCTAATACAAGGCCTTGTGGTTACAATgatgagtgaaaaaaaatgaatttaatacaACTTTTTCACTTTAAAGACTGTATGGTGAAATATATGACGAATCATTTTCTTGTATTTAGCCATATGAATTTTAGTTGTAAATTTTTAGTAAAATATGGACCCACGAAGCTTCTCCTCAAGTATT is a window of Lytechinus variegatus isolate NC3 chromosome 2, Lvar_3.0, whole genome shotgun sequence DNA encoding:
- the LOC121408163 gene encoding TNF receptor-associated factor 4-like, with translation MSAGVFECPEDRLPLDYAKIYPDDKMSGDIQMLMVRCHFYKDGCRWTDQLMTLQAHLESCQYNMVACKECSAMVARNHIKDHLQYDCPRRTETCEYCGSEFTGSKIDAHLGKCQLEVVFCENKCGAQLQRRFINHHMLNECAKRSIPCKYCHKEFVYETLQNHLHQCPRYPVTCPNRCEPSKIPREEMEKHLLESCPSALTCCPFKQHGCKHRGPRMSLERHLDESMKSHLNLVCSVVSSQQKTIEHLQAQLDTMSLNTDGQLLWRITDYADKFSRAKSEDEVELVSPPFFTGRYGYKLQVSIFPNGNGSGEGEHVSVYIRVTHGDFDSLLRWPFTFPISFTLLDQNEDPNKRMHIKESFTPDPTWKNFQRPSKDVHVLGYGYPTFVSHNFLRTRDYVKDDVMFLRVRVDCSSSIKIKNDSQSS